One Carcharodon carcharias isolate sCarCar2 chromosome 1, sCarCar2.pri, whole genome shotgun sequence DNA window includes the following coding sequences:
- the rpl17 gene encoding 60S ribosomal protein L17, with protein sequence MVRYSLDPENPTKSCKARGSNLRVHFKNTRETAQTIKGMHIRKATKFLKDVVIKRQCVPFRRYNGGVGRCAQAKAWRWTQGRWPKKSAEFLLHMLKNAESNAELKGLDVDSLVIEHIQVNKAPKMRRRTYRAHGRINPYMSSPCHIEMILTEKEQIVPKPEEEVVQKKKVSQKKLKKQKLMARD encoded by the exons ATGGTCCGCTATTCATTAGACCCAGAGAACCCCACCAAAT CATGCAAGGCAAGGGGCTCCAACTTGCGAGTGCACTTCAAG AATACTCGCGAGACTGCCCAGACCATCAAAGGCATGCACATCCGCAAAGCGACCAAGTTCCTGAAGGATGTTGTGATTAAGAGGCAGTGTGTCCCTTTCCGACGTTACAACGGTGGAGTTGGCAGGTGTGCACAA GCTAAGGCCTGGCGATGGACACAAGGTCGTTGGCCTAAAAAGAGCGCAGAATTTCTGCTGCACATGCTAAAGAATGCAGAGAGCAATGCAGAACTCAAG GGTCTGGATGTGGATTCCTTAGTGATTGAGCACATTCAAGTGAACAAGGCACCTAAGATGCGCCGACGGACCTACCGTGCCCATGGTCGTATCAACCCATACATGAGCTCACCATGCCACATAGAGATGATCCTCACTGAGAAGGAGCAGATTGTTCCGAAACCAGAGGAGGAGGTTGTTCAGAAGAAAAAG GTTTCCCAGAAGAAGCTGAAGAAGCAAAAGCTTATGGCACGGGATTAA